The following coding sequences lie in one Peromyscus maniculatus bairdii isolate BWxNUB_F1_BW_parent chromosome 3, HU_Pman_BW_mat_3.1, whole genome shotgun sequence genomic window:
- the LOC143272396 gene encoding uncharacterized protein LOC143272396, whose protein sequence is MGRERGRGGGGARYRREPGSRDAYRTPRPGRPGRENRGGPPARPSCGGSRKSSARWPSRVAGVRPRQGSGGPGPADASDVPETTGERRPRLRAAAVRAGRRRGPGSGSPRCLELARPRGRPRRVPGLGCQL, encoded by the coding sequence ATGGGgcgggagagggggaggggaggcggcgGGGCCCGTTACCGGCGGGAGCCTGGCTCTCGGGACGCATACCGGACGCCGAGGCCTGGCCGGCCGGGCCGAGAGAACCGCGGGGGCCCCCCGGCGCGGCCTAGCTGCGGCGGCTCCCGGAAGAGCTCGGCGCGGTGGCCGAGCCGGGTCGCGGGCGTGCGGCCGCGCCAGGGGAGCGGGGGTCCGGGCCCGGCGGACGCGTCCGATGTCCCGGAGACCACGGGCGAGCGGCGGCCCCGCCTGAGGGCCGCGGCCGTGCGGGCGGGAAGGCGCCGCGGCCCGGGCTCGGGCAGCCCTCGCTGCCTGGAGCTCGCCCGGCCTCGCGGTAGGCCTCGGCGCGTCCCTGGGCTCGG